The Chroicocephalus ridibundus chromosome 17, bChrRid1.1, whole genome shotgun sequence genome window below encodes:
- the ASB16 gene encoding ankyrin repeat and SOCS box protein 16 yields MAQETFAFSSSALRSLRLQQELLEQEDRRRALARESATRRFLSLSPRPPLTPHRRPKYCRDPAVHNALYTGDILRIKSIFKDETTTNMIMEMVSEELVWSPEQGLWVLSSRRQQTSALRIAASRGYSDCARHLLLQGAVVDAVVGGRAPLHDSVAAPRPDCARLLLAFGADPNLLNAEGSAPLHLCTAPESLLCAELLLAHGARVNLGTRDQQLTALHVAARQGLVAHVELYLHHGADPSCRTRQGETPLNAACAAAERPEEAERYYRVAERLLAAGANPGAAGRKDHTPLHNACSNGQPRLAQLLLRHGADATIPNCAGYTPMDCALHAVEEYRHQHPEETIALLLNHGAGPVHPKMLKFCCRHPPALEMVLNAYDRIPPPESWVGSVPPELWEEHQEFYASAQCMAGTPRRLQHLARCTVRRHLGARCHLAVPKLALPAPLRHYLQLPLTGVIS; encoded by the exons ATGGCCCAGGAAACCTTCGCCTTCAGCTCCTCCGCGCTGCGCTCGTTGCGgctccagcaggagctgctggagcaggaggatcGCCGTCGAGCCCTGGCTCGAGAATCGGCCACGCGGCGGTTCTTGTCATTGAGCCCCcggcctcccctcaccccccaccgGCGGCCCAAGTACTGCCGGGACCCCGCTGTCCACAACGCCCTGTACACTGGGGACATCCTGCGCATCAAGAGCATCTTTAAGGATGAGACCACCACGAATATGATCATGGAGATGGTCAGCGAGGAGCTTGTGTGGTCGCCCGAGCAGG ggctgtgggtgctgagcTCCCGCCGGCAGCAGACCTCGGCCCTTCGCATCGCTGCCAGCCGGGGTTACAGCGACTGTGCCCggcacctgctgctgcagggggcgGTGGTGGACGCAGTGGTGGGGGGCCGAGCCCCCCTGCACGACAGCgtggctgccccccgccccgactGTGCCCGCCTGCTGCTGGCCTTTGGGGCAGACCCCAACCTACTGAACGCCGAGGGCTCGGCCCCCCTGCACCTCTGCACTGCGCCGGAAAGCCTTCT GtgcgcagagctgctgctggctcatGGGGCACGGGTGAACCTGGGGACACGTGACCAGCAGCTGACGGCCCTGCACGTGGCGGcgcggcaggggctggtggcccaTGTGGAGCTGTACCTCCACCATGGTGCCGACCCCTCCTGCCGCACCCGCCAAGGCGAGACCCCCCTCAATGCTGCCTGCGCTGCAGCTGAGCGCCCTGAGGAGGCCGAGCGCTACTACCGAGTGGCCGAACGGCTGTTGGCTGCCGGCGCCAACCCCGGGGCTGCTGGCCGCAAGGACCACACGCCGTTGCACAATGCCTGCAGCAATGGGCAACCCCGGctggcacagctgctgctgcgtCATGGGGCCGATGCCACCATCCCCAACTGCGCTGGGTACACCCCCATGGACTGTGCCCTCCACGCTGTCGAGGAGTATCGGCACCAGCACCCCGAGGAAACCATCGCCCTCCTCCTCAACCATGGCGCCGGCCCCGTCCACCCCAAG ATGCTCAAGTTCTGCTGccggcacccaccagcactggagaTGGTGCTCAACGCCTACGACCGCATCCCACCCCCCGAGAGCTGGGTGGGATCTGTGCCCCCGGAGCTGTGGGAG gagcacCAAGAGTTCTATGCCTCAGCGCAGTGCATGGCGGGCACACCGCGGCGCCTGCAGCACCTGGCACGCTGTACTGTCCGGCGGCACCTGGGCGCCCGCTGTCACCTTGCTGTCCCCAAgctggccctgccagcccccctgcGCCACTACCTCCAGCTGCCCCTCACTGGGGTCATCTCCTGA
- the HROB gene encoding homologous recombination OB-fold protein isoform X2 → MACRLQKLFGADGDLADEDFLSAVEDAENQFMVPAPIHGQPPAPGQQPLHPLGPQLGHHSGNPPSLRPITGQGEQPMGCQGTPAGGTAPQDELDNDLFLAACMELEGPKLPAGTSAAWPAPGQWKKPPQTHTGQESPQEWAAPKKLRVGEELVSPSSGGVEGRQDPLPTLQAAPKLVLRPSTASACPPGPPTPLGKPGGLCGFVPTPGGPALRPFQASPYQPGVSGSSVGLQVPRTPMAQAPRQSCPPPQWPPTNPSALMSCVEPVPRQPLQPAPASLQTPVVTNHLVQLVTAASKAPGATPRLPPQGKTRRFPGPAGILPQQHTGKLLEEILVSAPQTPAHGAVAKPRTEGLPSSSPPTEEDFGKGPWLAMKMELGLDERDPSCFLRTYSVVMVLRKAALKQLPKNKVPSMAVMIKTLTRTNVDAGAVFRDPTGEMQGTVHRLLLEERQSELKPGSVLLLKQVGVFSPSHRNHYLNVTPNNLLKIYPPEPEGSFSQPLSAQQQVPAQAELLRDHPAQPLRGVPAPQDWGQLRTGSHSAEQSPGGFFLHPQSPRPRREEPVGADGCDMDDLDGLLGELPEDFFSAPAQADCC, encoded by the exons ATG GCCTGTCGCCTCCAGAAGCTGTTTGGGGCTGACGGGGACCTGGCAGACGAG GATTTCCTCTCTGCCGTGGAGGACGCAGAAAACCAGTTCATGGTCCCTGCTCCAATTCatgggcagcccccggcccccggccaGCAGCCTCTCCACCCCCTGGGACCCCAGCTGGGTCACCATTCTGGTAATCCCCCCAGCCTGCGGCCCATCactgggcagggggagcagcccATGGGCTGCCAGGGAACCCCGGCCGGAGGGACAGCCCCTCAGGATGAGCTGGACAATGACCTCTTCCTGGCTGCCTGCATGGAGCTGGAGGGTCCCAAGCTGCCGGCGGGGACCAGTGCTGCCTGGCCAGCCCCCGGGCAGTGGAAGAAGCCCCCCCAGACACACACGGGGCAGGAGAGCCCTCAGGAATGGGCAGCCCCCAAGAAGCTGCgggtgggagaggagctggtCTCTCCCAGCTCCGGAGGGGTGGAGGGCAGGCAGGACCCCCTGCCCACCCTACAGGCAGCTCCCAAACTGGTGCTGCGGCCCAGCACAGCCAGTGCCTGCCCCCCTGGGCCCCCCACCCCTCTGGGAAAGCCGGGTGGCTTGTGTGGCTTTGTCCCCACTCCCGGGGGTCCAGCCCTGAGGCCTTTCCAAGCATCCCCGTACCAGCCAGGAGTGAGTGGCTCCTCCGTGGGGCTGCAGGTGCCCCGGACCCCCATGGCACAGGCTCcccggcagagctgccccccaccccagtggCCCCCCACCAACCCATCAGCCTTGATGAGCTGCGTGGAGCCCGTGCCGAGGCAGCCGCTGCAGCCAGCTCCGGccagcctgcagaccccagtggTCACCAACCACCTGGTGCAGCTGGTGACGGCAGCCAGCAAAGCGCCCGGGGCCACCCCTCGACTCCCACCACAGGGGAAGACTCGCCGGTTCCCAGGGCCTGCCGGGATCCTGCCCCAGCAG CACACTGGGAAGCTCCTGGAGGAGATCCTGGTTTCTGCTCCCCAAACTCCAGCTCATGGGGCTGTGGCAAAGCCACGAACAGAG GGACTGCCCAGCTCCTCACCGCCCACGGAAGAGGATTTCGGGAAGGGCCCCTGGCTTGCCATGAagatggagctggggctggatgAGAGAGACCCAAGCTGCTTTCTCAGGACCTACAGCGTGGTCATGGTGCTGCGGAAG GCAGCCTTGAAGCAGCTCCCCAAGAACAAGGTCCCCAGCATGGCGGTAATGATCAAGACCCTGACCAGGACCAACGTTGACGCTGGTGCTGTGTTCAGGGACCCGACCG GAGAGATGCAGGGCACGGTGCATCgcctgctgctggaagagagacagagcGAGCTCAAACCCGGCTCGGTGCTGCTCCTGAAGCAG GTGGGcgtcttctccccatcccaccgcaACCACTACCTCAACGTCACTCCCAATAACCTGCTCAAGATCTACCCACCGGAGCCCGAGGGCAGCTTTTCGCAGCCCTTGTCAGCACAGCAGCAG GTTCCTGCCCAGGCTGAGCTACTCCGAGaccaccctgcccagcccctccggGGTGTCCCTGCACCTCAGGACTGGGGACAGTTGAGGACGGGCAGCCACAGCGCAGAACAGTCTCCTGGGGGCTTCTTCCTGCACCCGCAGAGCCCCAGGCCCAGGCGAGAAGAGCCGGTGGGAGCTGACGGCTGCGACATGG ATGACCTGGACGGGCTCCTGGGGGAGCTGCCTGAGGACTtcttctctgctccagcccaAGCTGACTGCTGCTGA
- the HROB gene encoding homologous recombination OB-fold protein isoform X1 — protein sequence MGVRGVPWRGGERWDRVALGSPQGGGGPHDQPLSGFILLPQACRLQKLFGADGDLADEDFLSAVEDAENQFMVPAPIHGQPPAPGQQPLHPLGPQLGHHSGNPPSLRPITGQGEQPMGCQGTPAGGTAPQDELDNDLFLAACMELEGPKLPAGTSAAWPAPGQWKKPPQTHTGQESPQEWAAPKKLRVGEELVSPSSGGVEGRQDPLPTLQAAPKLVLRPSTASACPPGPPTPLGKPGGLCGFVPTPGGPALRPFQASPYQPGVSGSSVGLQVPRTPMAQAPRQSCPPPQWPPTNPSALMSCVEPVPRQPLQPAPASLQTPVVTNHLVQLVTAASKAPGATPRLPPQGKTRRFPGPAGILPQQHTGKLLEEILVSAPQTPAHGAVAKPRTEGLPSSSPPTEEDFGKGPWLAMKMELGLDERDPSCFLRTYSVVMVLRKAALKQLPKNKVPSMAVMIKTLTRTNVDAGAVFRDPTGEMQGTVHRLLLEERQSELKPGSVLLLKQVGVFSPSHRNHYLNVTPNNLLKIYPPEPEGSFSQPLSAQQQVPAQAELLRDHPAQPLRGVPAPQDWGQLRTGSHSAEQSPGGFFLHPQSPRPRREEPVGADGCDMDDLDGLLGELPEDFFSAPAQADCC from the exons ATGGGGGTGCGGGGTGTcccctggagggggggggagcggTGGGACAGGGTGGCTCTGGGATCCCcgcagggtggggggggccccCATGACCAGCCCCTCTCTGGCTTTATCCTCCTTCCGCAGGCCTGTCGCCTCCAGAAGCTGTTTGGGGCTGACGGGGACCTGGCAGACGAG GATTTCCTCTCTGCCGTGGAGGACGCAGAAAACCAGTTCATGGTCCCTGCTCCAATTCatgggcagcccccggcccccggccaGCAGCCTCTCCACCCCCTGGGACCCCAGCTGGGTCACCATTCTGGTAATCCCCCCAGCCTGCGGCCCATCactgggcagggggagcagcccATGGGCTGCCAGGGAACCCCGGCCGGAGGGACAGCCCCTCAGGATGAGCTGGACAATGACCTCTTCCTGGCTGCCTGCATGGAGCTGGAGGGTCCCAAGCTGCCGGCGGGGACCAGTGCTGCCTGGCCAGCCCCCGGGCAGTGGAAGAAGCCCCCCCAGACACACACGGGGCAGGAGAGCCCTCAGGAATGGGCAGCCCCCAAGAAGCTGCgggtgggagaggagctggtCTCTCCCAGCTCCGGAGGGGTGGAGGGCAGGCAGGACCCCCTGCCCACCCTACAGGCAGCTCCCAAACTGGTGCTGCGGCCCAGCACAGCCAGTGCCTGCCCCCCTGGGCCCCCCACCCCTCTGGGAAAGCCGGGTGGCTTGTGTGGCTTTGTCCCCACTCCCGGGGGTCCAGCCCTGAGGCCTTTCCAAGCATCCCCGTACCAGCCAGGAGTGAGTGGCTCCTCCGTGGGGCTGCAGGTGCCCCGGACCCCCATGGCACAGGCTCcccggcagagctgccccccaccccagtggCCCCCCACCAACCCATCAGCCTTGATGAGCTGCGTGGAGCCCGTGCCGAGGCAGCCGCTGCAGCCAGCTCCGGccagcctgcagaccccagtggTCACCAACCACCTGGTGCAGCTGGTGACGGCAGCCAGCAAAGCGCCCGGGGCCACCCCTCGACTCCCACCACAGGGGAAGACTCGCCGGTTCCCAGGGCCTGCCGGGATCCTGCCCCAGCAG CACACTGGGAAGCTCCTGGAGGAGATCCTGGTTTCTGCTCCCCAAACTCCAGCTCATGGGGCTGTGGCAAAGCCACGAACAGAG GGACTGCCCAGCTCCTCACCGCCCACGGAAGAGGATTTCGGGAAGGGCCCCTGGCTTGCCATGAagatggagctggggctggatgAGAGAGACCCAAGCTGCTTTCTCAGGACCTACAGCGTGGTCATGGTGCTGCGGAAG GCAGCCTTGAAGCAGCTCCCCAAGAACAAGGTCCCCAGCATGGCGGTAATGATCAAGACCCTGACCAGGACCAACGTTGACGCTGGTGCTGTGTTCAGGGACCCGACCG GAGAGATGCAGGGCACGGTGCATCgcctgctgctggaagagagacagagcGAGCTCAAACCCGGCTCGGTGCTGCTCCTGAAGCAG GTGGGcgtcttctccccatcccaccgcaACCACTACCTCAACGTCACTCCCAATAACCTGCTCAAGATCTACCCACCGGAGCCCGAGGGCAGCTTTTCGCAGCCCTTGTCAGCACAGCAGCAG GTTCCTGCCCAGGCTGAGCTACTCCGAGaccaccctgcccagcccctccggGGTGTCCCTGCACCTCAGGACTGGGGACAGTTGAGGACGGGCAGCCACAGCGCAGAACAGTCTCCTGGGGGCTTCTTCCTGCACCCGCAGAGCCCCAGGCCCAGGCGAGAAGAGCCGGTGGGAGCTGACGGCTGCGACATGG ATGACCTGGACGGGCTCCTGGGGGAGCTGCCTGAGGACTtcttctctgctccagcccaAGCTGACTGCTGCTGA